In the genome of Pseudomonas lalucatii, the window CCCCCAGCGGCTTGAGCAGCTGCGGGCTGTAGCTGCCGAGGGCCAGCACGTAGCGATCGGCGGTTTCCAGCTTGCCGTCGATCCACACGCCGTTGATGCGGTCGCCGGCGAAGTCCAGGCGCTCGATGCTCTGGCCGAAGCGGAACTCGACGCCCATCTGCTTGGCCATCTCGGCCAGCTTGGTGGTAAACACCTGGCAGTCGCCGGTCTGGTCGTTGGGCAGGCGCAGGGCGCCGGCCAGCTTGTCCTTGACCTGGGCCAGGGCCGGCTCGGCGCGGGCGATGCCGTCGCGGTCGAGCAGCTCGAAGGGCACGCCGGACTGCTGCAGCACGGCGATATCCTTGGCGGCGTTGTCCACCTGGGCCTGGGTGCGGAACAGCTGGGTGGTGCCCAGGCGGCGGCCTTCGTAGGCGATGCCGGTCTCGGCGCGCAGCTCGTCGAGGCAGTCGCGGCTGTACTCGGACAGGCGCACCATGCGCTCCTTGTTCACCGCGTAGCGGCTGGCGGTGCAGTTGCGCAGCATCTGCGCCATCCACAGGTACTGGTCGACGTCGGCGGTGGCCTTGATCGCCAGCGGCGCGTGCTTCTGCAGCAGCCACTTGATGGCCTTCAGCGGCACGCCGGGGGCGGCCCAGGGCGAGGCATAGCCGGGCGACACCTGGCCGGCGTTGGCGAAGCTGGTCTCCATGGCCGGCGCGGCCTGACGGTCGACCACCACCACTTCGAAGCCCTGACGGGCCAGGTAGTAAGCACTGACCGTACCTATTACACCACTGCCGAGCACCATAACCCGCATTCTTCACTCCTCGCCGCGACGATGCGCTGGCGTTTGCTGTCTAGAGAGTTGATGGGCGCAGTATATTGAGCAATAGCCAGTGCTTCTCACTATATTGATAGCTATATTTGGCGAGAATTCTCGGCAAGAAAGCGTTTTTCGGAGGGACATCTCCCATGCGTACCCAGCACCAGAGCCGTCGCGAACTGGACAAGATCGACCGCAACATCCTGCGCGCCCTGCAGGAGGACGGACGCATCTCCTTCACCGAACTGGGCGAGCGGGTCGGCCTGTCCACCACCCCCTGTACCGAGCGGGTACGGCGCCTGGAGCGCGAGGGCATCATCATGGGCTACCACGCCCGCCTCAACCCGCAGCACCTCAAGGCCAGCCTGCTGGTGTTCGTCGAGATCAGCCTGGACTACAAGTCCGGCGACACCTTCGAGGAGTTCCGCCGCGCCGTGCTCAAGCTGCCCCATGTGCTGGAGTGCCACCTGGTCTCCGGTGACTTCGACTACCTGGTGAAGGCGCGGATCAACGAGATGGCCAGCTACCGCAAGCTGCTCGGCGACATCCTGCTCAAGCTGCCCCATGTGCGCGAATCGAAGAGCTATATCGTCATGGAGGAGGTCAAGGAGTCCCTCAGCCTGCCGGTGCCGGAGTAGCCGGGCGCTCAGACCAGCAGCTGGCGGGTGCTGGCGATCAGCCGGTGCACCTGGCGCTCGAGCGCAGGCGCGGTCGCCTGCTCGGGGCCGCGCCCCCGCGGGCAGGGCAGGCTCGCCGTGGTGCCGAACAGCCGGCAGATCAGCGGGCGCTGGTCGTACACCCGGCAGCCCTGGGGGCCGAGGTGCACGCAGTCCCAGCGGGCCAGCGCCGCCTCGTGCTCGGCCGCGCTCCGCACCGGCAGCCGCGCCATCTCCTCGGACGAGGCGGTGACCGGGCCGCAGCAGTCGTGGCAGCCTGGCACGCAGGCGAACGCAGGAATCTGCCGGCGCAGGTGATCGATCTTGCGATTGGTACAGCTCATCGGCGCGGTCCTGGGAAATTTCGCGCATCTTACCCGCGACCAGCGCCGGCAGTGGGAAACGCGGCGCCCTTCCGACGAATTTCCCGTTTTTTGCCCTGCCCCCTTGGCGGCGGGCGGAAACCGCGCTTATTCTTCGTAAAATTTTCCAAACAAAATAATCAGGATTTCACACATGAACGCCCGCGTTCACCAACCGGTCCACAGCCCCCAGCACGCCGCCTCCTACTATGCCGCCAGCGTCAATCGCCAGCTCGACTTCCCGCCCCTGGGCGGCGAGCTGCGCGCCGACGTCTGCGTGGTCGGCGGCGGCTTCTCCGGGCTGAACACCGCCATCGAACTGGCGCAGAAGGGCCTGTCGGTGGTGCTGCTGGAGGCGCGCAGGGTCGGCTGGGGCGCCAGCGGGCGCAACGGCGGTCAGCTGATCCGCGGCGTCGGCCACGGCGTCGAGCAGTTCGAGTCGGTGATCGGTGCCGAGGGCGTACGCCAGCTCAAGCTGATGGGCCTGGAGGCGGTGGAGATCGTCCGCCGCCGGGTCGAGCAGTTCGCCATCGATTGCGACCTGACCTGGGGCTACTGCGACCTGGCCAACAAGCCCGGCCACCTGGCCGGCTTCGCCGAGGAAGCCGAAGAACTGCGCGGCCTCGGCTACCGCCACGAGCTGCGCCTGCTGCAGCCCGAACAGATGCACGAGGTGGTCGGCTCGCAGCGCTATGTCGGCGGCCTGATCGACATGGGCTCCGGCCACCTGCATCCGCTCAACCTGGCCCTGGGCGAGGCCGCCGCCGCCCAGTCCCTCGGCGTCCGGCTGTTCGAGGACTCGCCGGTGACCCGTATCGACTACGGCCGCGAGGTGCGCGTGCACACCGCCCGCGGCCAGGTGCGCGCCGCCCACCTGGTACTGGGCTGCAACGCCTACCTCGGCCAGCTGCAGCCGAGCCTCGGCGGCAAGGTGCTGCCGGCCGGCAGCTACGTCATCGCCACCGAGCCGCTCTCCGCGGATCAGGCCAAGGCGTTGATCCCGCGGAACATGGCGTTGTGCGACCAGCGCGTGGCCCTCGACTACTACCGCCTGTCCGCCGACCGTCGCCTGCTGTTCGGCGGCGCCTGCCACTACTCCGGGCGGGACCCGGCGGACATCGCCGGCTATATGCGGCCGAAGATGCTGGCGGTGTTCCCCCAGCTCAGAGATGTCGCGATCGCCTACCAGTGGGGCGGCATGATCGGCATCGGCGCCAACCGCCTGCCGCAGATCGGCCGGCTCAGGGAGCAGCCCAACGTGTTCTACGCCCAGGCCTACTCCGGCCACGGGGTCAACGCCACCCACCTGGCCGGCAAGCTGCTCGCCGAGGCCATCGCCGGGCAGGCCGGCGGCGGCTTCGAACTGTTCGCCCGGGTGCCGCACATGACCTTCCCCGGCGGCCGCTACCTGCGCTCGCCGCTGCTGGCCCTGGGCATGCTCTGGCACCGCCTCAAGGAAGTGCTCTAGCTGTGATCTCTCAGTAGGTTGTTCATCCGGGGCATTCCCGGAATTCTGGAAGTGCGACCAACCTAGCCTTCCAGGAGCCCCGGATGAACCTGCATAAACATGCCCGTCTTACCCCTCGCGGTCGAGCCCTTTTGGTTCGGCGCATCCAGCACGGCTTGCGGGTCGAAGAAGCCGCCCAGGCGGCCGGTGTGAGCGTGCGAACCGCCTACAAATGGTTGCGGCGCTTTCGCGAGGAAGGCGAGGCCGGGTTGATGGATCGTTCATCACGTCCGCAACACTGCCCGCATGCGACACCCGATACCGTGGTCGAGCGTCTGATCGAACATCGGCGATGCCGCAAGACCTATCGGCAGATCGCCAGAGAGCTAGGCTTGGCCGTCAGCACTGTTGCGCGCCGCCTGCGGCGGGCCGG includes:
- the dadA gene encoding D-amino acid dehydrogenase; protein product: MRVMVLGSGVIGTVSAYYLARQGFEVVVVDRQAAPAMETSFANAGQVSPGYASPWAAPGVPLKAIKWLLQKHAPLAIKATADVDQYLWMAQMLRNCTASRYAVNKERMVRLSEYSRDCLDELRAETGIAYEGRRLGTTQLFRTQAQVDNAAKDIAVLQQSGVPFELLDRDGIARAEPALAQVKDKLAGALRLPNDQTGDCQVFTTKLAEMAKQMGVEFRFGQSIERLDFAGDRINGVWIDGKLETADRYVLALGSYSPQLLKPLGVRAPVYPLKGYSLTVPIVNPDMAPASTILDETYKVAITRFDDRIRVGGMAEIAGFDLSLNPRRRETLEMIVGDLYPQGGDLSQVDFWTGLRPATPDGTPIVGATSFRNLFLNTGHGTLGWTMACGSGRFLADLMANKRPQISAEGLDIFRYSKSKETSGHVSPAPAH
- the dadR gene encoding Lrp/AsnC ligand binding domain-containing protein, whose translation is MRTQHQSRRELDKIDRNILRALQEDGRISFTELGERVGLSTTPCTERVRRLEREGIIMGYHARLNPQHLKASLLVFVEISLDYKSGDTFEEFRRAVLKLPHVLECHLVSGDFDYLVKARINEMASYRKLLGDILLKLPHVRESKSYIVMEEVKESLSLPVPE
- a CDS encoding YkgJ family cysteine cluster protein, translated to MSCTNRKIDHLRRQIPAFACVPGCHDCCGPVTASSEEMARLPVRSAAEHEAALARWDCVHLGPQGCRVYDQRPLICRLFGTTASLPCPRGRGPEQATAPALERQVHRLIASTRQLLV
- a CDS encoding NAD(P)/FAD-dependent oxidoreductase; its protein translation is MNARVHQPVHSPQHAASYYAASVNRQLDFPPLGGELRADVCVVGGGFSGLNTAIELAQKGLSVVLLEARRVGWGASGRNGGQLIRGVGHGVEQFESVIGAEGVRQLKLMGLEAVEIVRRRVEQFAIDCDLTWGYCDLANKPGHLAGFAEEAEELRGLGYRHELRLLQPEQMHEVVGSQRYVGGLIDMGSGHLHPLNLALGEAAAAQSLGVRLFEDSPVTRIDYGREVRVHTARGQVRAAHLVLGCNAYLGQLQPSLGGKVLPAGSYVIATEPLSADQAKALIPRNMALCDQRVALDYYRLSADRRLLFGGACHYSGRDPADIAGYMRPKMLAVFPQLRDVAIAYQWGGMIGIGANRLPQIGRLREQPNVFYAQAYSGHGVNATHLAGKLLAEAIAGQAGGGFELFARVPHMTFPGGRYLRSPLLALGMLWHRLKEVL